From Pseudomonas poae, the proteins below share one genomic window:
- a CDS encoding DUF3015 domain-containing protein, whose translation MKRILLGTLFTVVSLNAMAEAPGGPNCGWGNMLFEGQRGTPAHFLASTTNGTSGNATFGMTSGTNGCSTNSALTYGGKSWIAMNGMMNELSEDMAKGNGEALTTYAVVLGVAPEDREHFAAVTHEHFQQIFSKADVTADDVHNNTLSVLKSDARLAKYATQA comes from the coding sequence ATGAAACGGATCCTTCTCGGTACTCTCTTCACCGTCGTCTCCCTCAATGCAATGGCTGAAGCACCAGGTGGCCCGAACTGCGGTTGGGGCAACATGCTGTTCGAAGGCCAGCGCGGTACTCCAGCGCACTTCCTGGCTTCCACCACCAACGGTACTTCGGGTAACGCCACCTTCGGCATGACCTCAGGCACCAACGGTTGCAGCACCAACAGCGCCCTGACCTATGGCGGCAAGTCCTGGATTGCCATGAATGGCATGATGAACGAGCTGTCCGAAGACATGGCCAAAGGCAACGGCGAAGCACTGACCACCTACGCGGTGGTTCTGGGCGTTGCACCGGAAGATCGCGAGCACTTCGCTGCCGTGACCCACGAGCACTTCCAGCAGATCTTCAGCAAAGCTGACGTGACAGCTGACGACGTGCACAACAACACCCTGTCTGTACTGAAAAGTGATGCCCGTCTGGCGAAATACGCTACCCAGGCTTAA
- a CDS encoding AAA family ATPase: MPDPVAASLRLAPEALTRPFSAEQFSFSTTNDLEPFRGVLGQERAVEALQFGVAMPRPGYNVFVMGEPGTGRFSFVKRYLKAEGKRLQTPADWVYVNNFDEPREPRALELPGGAAAAFIADINGLVDNLVATFPAVFEHPTYQQRKSAIDRAFNQRYDKALDVIERLALEKDVALYRDSSNIAFTPMLDGKALDEAEFSQLPEADRERFHTDISELEERLNEELASLPQWKRESNNQLRQFNEETITLALQPLLSPLSEKYAENAAVCGYLQAMQVYLLKTVVEQLVDDAKTDAQARKLLEEQYCPSLVVGHPVNGGAPVVFEPHPTYDNLFGRIEYSTDQGALYTTYRQLRPGALHRANGGFLILEAEKMLGEPFVWDALKRSLQSRKLKMESPLGELGRLATVTLNPQMIPLQVKVIIIGSRQLYYALQDADPDFQEMFRVLVDFDEDIPMVDESLEQFAQLLKTRTSEEGMAPLTSDAVARLATYSARLAEHQGRLSARIGDLFQLVSEADFIRHLAGDEMTDAGHIERALKAKATRTGRVSARILDDMLAGVILIDTAGAAVGKCNGLTVLEVGDSAFGVPARISATVYPGGSGIVDIEREVNLGQPIHSKGVMILTGYLGSRYAQEFPLAISASIALEQSYGYVDGDSASLGEACTLISALSKTPLKQCFAITGSINQFGEVQAVGGVNEKIEGFFRLCEARGLTGEQGAIIPQANVATLMLDEKVLQAVRDGQFHIYAVRQADEALSLLVGEDAGAPDAEGQFPEGSVNARVVERLRAIAEMISEEDLKEAEKELAQQALAEAKPT; encoded by the coding sequence ATGCCTGATCCTGTTGCTGCCAGCTTGCGTCTAGCGCCCGAAGCGCTGACTCGCCCTTTCTCCGCTGAACAGTTCAGCTTCTCGACCACCAATGATTTGGAGCCCTTTCGCGGTGTGCTTGGCCAGGAACGTGCGGTTGAAGCCTTGCAGTTCGGTGTGGCCATGCCACGCCCCGGTTACAACGTATTTGTGATGGGCGAGCCCGGTACCGGCCGCTTTTCGTTCGTTAAACGCTACCTGAAAGCCGAAGGCAAACGCCTGCAGACCCCGGCCGATTGGGTCTACGTCAACAATTTCGATGAGCCTCGCGAGCCCCGTGCCCTGGAATTGCCGGGCGGCGCCGCGGCGGCGTTCATTGCCGATATCAATGGTTTGGTCGACAACCTGGTGGCCACCTTCCCGGCGGTCTTCGAGCACCCCACGTACCAACAGCGCAAAAGTGCGATCGACCGCGCCTTCAACCAGCGTTACGACAAGGCCCTGGACGTGATCGAGCGCCTGGCCCTGGAAAAAGACGTGGCGCTGTACCGCGACAGTTCCAACATCGCCTTCACCCCGATGCTCGACGGCAAGGCGCTGGATGAGGCGGAGTTTTCGCAGTTGCCGGAAGCCGATCGCGAGCGTTTCCACACGGATATTTCCGAGCTGGAAGAGCGCCTCAACGAAGAGCTGGCCAGCCTGCCGCAGTGGAAGCGTGAGTCGAACAACCAACTGCGCCAATTCAACGAAGAAACCATCACCCTGGCCCTGCAGCCTTTGCTCTCACCGCTGTCGGAAAAATACGCAGAAAATGCCGCCGTTTGCGGTTACCTGCAAGCCATGCAGGTGTACCTGCTCAAGACCGTCGTCGAGCAATTGGTGGACGACGCCAAGACCGACGCCCAGGCGCGCAAGTTGCTCGAGGAGCAATACTGCCCGAGCCTGGTGGTGGGCCATCCGGTCAATGGCGGCGCACCGGTGGTGTTTGAACCGCACCCGACCTACGACAACCTGTTTGGCCGCATCGAGTACAGCACCGACCAGGGCGCGCTCTACACCACCTATCGCCAGTTGCGTCCGGGCGCCTTGCACCGCGCCAACGGCGGTTTCCTGATCCTGGAAGCGGAAAAAATGCTCGGCGAGCCGTTTGTATGGGACGCCCTCAAGCGTTCCTTGCAGTCGCGCAAGCTGAAGATGGAATCGCCGCTGGGCGAGCTGGGCCGCCTGGCTACCGTGACCCTCAACCCGCAAATGATCCCGTTGCAGGTCAAGGTGATCATCATCGGTTCGCGCCAGTTGTACTACGCGCTGCAGGATGCCGATCCGGACTTCCAAGAGATGTTTCGCGTGCTGGTGGATTTCGACGAAGACATCCCGATGGTCGACGAAAGCCTGGAACAGTTTGCCCAATTGCTGAAAACCCGCACGTCGGAAGAAGGCATGGCGCCGCTGACCTCGGACGCCGTGGCGCGTCTGGCGACCTACAGTGCACGCTTGGCGGAGCACCAAGGGCGGTTGTCGGCGCGCATTGGTGACTTGTTCCAGTTGGTGAGCGAGGCGGACTTTATTCGCCACCTGGCGGGCGACGAGATGACCGACGCCGGCCATATCGAGCGTGCCCTCAAGGCCAAGGCCACGCGCACCGGGCGGGTGTCGGCGCGGATTCTCGACGACATGCTCGCCGGGGTGATCCTGATCGACACGGCCGGCGCGGCGGTCGGCAAGTGCAACGGGCTGACGGTGCTGGAAGTCGGCGATTCGGCCTTCGGTGTGCCGGCGCGGATTTCTGCCACGGTGTACCCGGGCGGCAGCGGCATTGTCGACATTGAGCGCGAGGTTAACCTCGGCCAGCCGATCCACTCCAAGGGCGTGATGATCCTCACCGGTTACCTGGGCAGCCGGTATGCGCAGGAATTCCCGCTGGCGATCTCGGCGAGTATCGCGCTGGAGCAGTCCTACGGTTACGTGGACGGCGACAGTGCATCCCTGGGCGAGGCGTGCACGCTGATTTCGGCCTTGTCGAAAACCCCGCTCAAGCAATGCTTTGCGATCACCGGCTCGATCAACCAGTTTGGTGAAGTGCAGGCGGTGGGCGGGGTCAACGAGAAGATCGAAGGCTTCTTCCGCCTCTGCGAAGCACGCGGGCTGACCGGCGAGCAGGGTGCGATCATCCCGCAAGCCAACGTCGCCACGCTGATGCTCGACGAGAAGGTGCTGCAGGCCGTGCGTGACGGGCAGTTCCATATCTATGCGGTGCGTCAGGCGGACGAAGCGCTGAGCCTGTTGGTGGGCGAGGATGCCGGTGCGCCGGACGCGGAAGGGCAATTCCCGGAAGGCTCGGTGAATGCGCGGGTGGTTGAGCGTTTGCGTGCGATTGCCGAGATGATCAGTGAGGAAGACTTGAAGGAAGCGGAGAAGGAGCTGGCGCAACAGGCGCTGGCCGAAGCCAAGCCCACCTGA
- a CDS encoding DUF4105 domain-containing protein yields MLKRFAWLALFACAPLYAAPHLDDQRLQQLANDPFWLSLGHYEAGKISGWRSYVSDKKFFLAADGAHHPDAELKATVDALYAPASLGEKHVQCVYPARTRWLKDQLHLTDLPAVDCKEFKQWFKDVAPHSAVMIFPAAYLNSPSSMFGHTLLRIDQADVQSNNTALLSYAINFGAYIEGSDNSILYAWKGLMGGYPGLFALVPYQEKLSEYRSLENRDLWEYRLNLTQVETERMVEHVWELKQIQFDYFFFDENCSYRLLELLQVARPGLRLTEQFPLTAIPTDTVKAVKDAGLVEKIDYRPSRERELLERAKPLDSDEQQWVLKVSDDQKQLQEPAFKALPRERQALIIDAAYRLGRYRANGLERDTERSQRSFELLRAINQNPAPDLKITPPGLPENGHESRTWQAGIGTRGDKAFGEYGLRMAYHDLNDNAEGFPLGAQIEILQMKLRQYEGNHWQLQQLDLATIRSLTPRNALLQPWSWQVTGGLERVPGKHDDETLVAHVNGGAGGTWQLSDDMLGFALGTVRVEHNNDFNEAISPAAGFNTGVLWKNPLGNLSLEAKGDFFTNGEVRRSISLNQQWELSRNLGLRLSAQREYSHLSTPVNEVMLEVKWYHY; encoded by the coding sequence ATGCTCAAACGCTTTGCCTGGCTGGCACTCTTCGCTTGCGCCCCGCTGTATGCGGCACCGCATCTTGATGATCAACGTTTGCAGCAATTGGCCAACGACCCGTTCTGGTTGTCCCTGGGCCACTACGAAGCCGGCAAGATCAGCGGCTGGCGCAGCTATGTCAGCGACAAGAAGTTCTTTCTCGCAGCCGATGGCGCCCACCACCCGGACGCCGAACTCAAGGCCACCGTTGATGCGCTGTACGCACCGGCCAGCCTGGGTGAAAAACACGTCCAATGCGTTTACCCCGCACGTACCCGCTGGCTCAAGGATCAGTTGCACCTCACTGACTTGCCCGCCGTGGACTGCAAAGAATTCAAGCAATGGTTCAAGGACGTCGCCCCCCATAGCGCGGTGATGATCTTCCCGGCGGCCTACCTCAACAGCCCGTCGTCGATGTTCGGCCACACCCTGCTGCGCATCGACCAGGCCGACGTACAGAGCAACAACACCGCTCTGCTCAGCTATGCGATCAACTTCGGCGCCTATATCGAAGGCTCGGACAACAGCATTCTCTACGCCTGGAAAGGCCTGATGGGCGGCTATCCCGGCCTGTTCGCCCTGGTGCCGTATCAGGAAAAACTCTCGGAATACCGTAGCCTCGAGAACCGCGACCTGTGGGAATACCGCCTGAACCTGACCCAGGTCGAGACCGAACGCATGGTCGAGCACGTGTGGGAACTCAAGCAGATCCAATTCGACTACTTCTTCTTCGACGAAAACTGCTCGTATCGCCTGCTGGAACTGCTGCAAGTGGCGCGCCCCGGCCTGCGCCTGACCGAACAGTTTCCGCTCACCGCCATCCCCACCGACACCGTCAAGGCGGTGAAAGATGCGGGGCTGGTCGAGAAGATTGATTATCGCCCCTCCCGTGAACGCGAACTGCTGGAGCGCGCCAAGCCGCTGGACAGCGACGAGCAGCAATGGGTGTTGAAGGTCAGCGATGACCAGAAGCAACTGCAGGAGCCCGCGTTCAAAGCCTTGCCTCGCGAGCGCCAGGCCCTGATCATTGATGCCGCCTATCGCCTGGGCCGCTACCGCGCCAATGGCCTGGAACGCGACACCGAACGCTCCCAGCGCAGCTTCGAACTGCTGCGCGCAATCAACCAGAACCCGGCGCCCGACCTTAAAATCACCCCGCCTGGCCTGCCGGAAAACGGCCATGAGTCACGCACCTGGCAAGCCGGCATCGGCACCCGGGGCGACAAGGCGTTCGGCGAATACGGCCTGCGCATGGCCTACCACGACCTCAACGACAACGCCGAAGGCTTCCCCCTCGGCGCGCAGATCGAAATCCTGCAAATGAAGCTGCGCCAGTACGAAGGCAACCATTGGCAACTGCAGCAACTGGACCTGGCCACCATCCGCTCACTGACCCCGCGCAATGCCCTGTTGCAGCCGTGGTCCTGGCAAGTCACCGGCGGCCTGGAGCGCGTACCCGGCAAACACGACGACGAAACCCTCGTGGCCCACGTCAACGGCGGCGCCGGCGGCACCTGGCAACTGAGCGACGACATGCTCGGCTTCGCCCTCGGCACCGTGCGGGTGGAACACAACAACGACTTCAACGAAGCCATCTCGCCGGCAGCCGGTTTCAATACCGGCGTGCTGTGGAAAAACCCGTTGGGCAACCTGAGCCTGGAAGCCAAGGGCGATTTCTTCACCAATGGCGAAGTACGGCGCAGCATCAGCCTGAACCAGCAGTGGGAGTTGTCACGCAACCTGGGCCTGCGCTTGAGTGCCCAGCGCGAGTACAGCCACCTTTCCACACCGGTGAATGAAGTGATGCTTGAGGTGAAGTGGTACCACTA